The genomic region TATATATCTATGGCCGGCTGCTTATTCCGgccgtcataaaaaaaaagaaccttctttttttttagagggtgggtgtttaaaaaaaaaacctgtaatTTTCTTGTAGGCTTTTATACTCACCAATGGGAGAATAGAAATGTATAGCGTTCTATATAGCTGATGGTATGGTATACACATGGACGTATAACTGCTCTCTTATATATTTAGTTCTCCGACAGCAACGAAgcgggacttttttttttttttaaagccagcCGTTGTTCATGGCTCGTTTTGCTTAGACTTTTTCCCTAGATATATGATTTCCCTTCTTTATCATATTtctctatttcattttttttttcctctcacCAATTGTCTCATCACCGGTGAGCCAACAACTGACAGTGtccctttatttatttattttttttttttgtctgaaaaaataattccatggttattatttattgttcAAAATTGTAATGATATGGTGTCACGTGTATTACAAACACCCATagttttcgttcattttttcacAGTCGTGAATTTATGGCTCGTTGATTGACCCGTAGTCGAACTCTGTGTATTTGCCGATATTGCGAATTGCATTTAGAGGGCCTAGGGTTTTAGAAGACGTGACATTTAAGAAATACTGTTAGTTCGATATAGTTTCATACTAACACATCCGGCTTTGTTTTGCACTAGGCAATTGTATAAGTTCAAATGGATTACTCTCTCGTTCGTGTCAAACTCTCATCCTTTTgattctttctgtttttttttagttgttggTTGGCAGAAACCTTTAACCTTTCACCCGCGCTTGCCATCAACTACATTTTTATATACGAAAAACGActtcttttctgtgtgtgttaAGTTTTGCCcatctccttttcttttagttcctttcgagcaaaaaaaaaaaaatgaactccGGAAAAAGGCAGTAAGTATCCGACAGTTAACAACAACTTGCTCTCCATACAACCTCTTACATGTTAAccatttaaagaaagaaaaagaaacagagaatAGGAGGAACTCTCtgtttagtaaaaaaaaaaaaaaaaaaaaaaaacatataaatGAGAATCAGGATGTCGAGGGAAAAACACCATTTACACTCTGTTTCGTATATAATCGTAggaaagggaaataaaaaaaaaagaaacaaaaccagaATGTCTTTAGTTCTTATTGAAATGTATAAGCATATcaccatgtttttcttttgtccaaccctcgttttttttatatatacgaGCGGCCATGTTTTTTGTTGGTCCCGTTCCTccactttttcatgatgaaaCACTTGAACtgtgtttttgaaatgtttttcgccTCCAAGTTTTTGAGTCACTTTAATTATACCACCAGGTATTCATATAAGGAAGGGGGATAGGAAACCCAGCCATGCCAGTCATCGGGATAACTACATAGGTCGCCCTCccttcattttgttgttgtcgttatTATTGTAGTTAGTAGTTTTCAAAAGAGTGGgggatttcttctttttttcacccgcacgcttttttcttttatttctattttcttattcttttcgtGGGGGGATTACACACGGACCAGACAAGTTCAATATGCACCGGCTTTTAAATGCGTTCTTCCCGCTGTTATTATACGGTAATGGATagaatgcattttttttttggtggccTCGGCATACGATCGGCATGACGGGAAACACGCGGACTCTTGTAGGCAATTACCTTCATCTTCTGTAATTGCATGAATCAgattttcgtttctcttcttctacaCTCACGATGataagaaacgaagaaaaaaagggaagaagccTATGAGAAAACAGTATATTTAGGAATTCGAaccatttctctctctctctctctcccgtcTTTTCTCTACGTATATAAATACCTCGTCGTTGGCTATGCCACACATATATCCATCCCGAATGGATTATGCATGAATGCGGTGAATACGCAATCTGCGGCCGGCCCGCCTGCCTGTGATGAGATGAGTTAAATGCCTGTCGagaataaatgggaaaaaaaaaactttgaaaaaaaaaacgaactaaAGAACGAATGAAAAGATatatacgcacacacacaccaacgTGTGTAATTGATAGTTGTTTCACTCGTACATGTGTACAACGAAAccctttcattttgattttttgttcttagCGATAAGGCCGTCGGTtaaatcaaaaaatgtttaaagcgCCATCGACGACGACCGTTGCTCCCGTTATTCACGAAATTTAAACATTGAAAATAGTCAAATAATAATGAGTTATACATCCACGTAGTCTGTGTGACCTATTCTGTTTTAAAAGCGCGTACTTGATCCATCGAGCAAAGTTTTTTCCCCtgtgtttttcaattaaatatttttttttctatattacAAACGTGCACGAAAATAATTGAGAAGAACGAGAACAAAAGGTAATGGAAATAACGCATCCGACAAACTGTAACGACAGcacggaaaaaaacaaaaacaaaacaaaagtggcAGCTGTGCAGGACCAAGAAATGgctaaacgaaaaaaacgaTATTTTCCTCTGCCGGCATTTATCGAGCTCGTTCTCAGCCGAAGCGAGACTGAATTGCTAcgataaataagaaaatacacGTAGATGCcctgtgtatatatatatatatatctattaCTTACGTTTACGTACATAATAAACGTGCATGTACAAGATATATAAGATCCCATTTtttcccacacacacacacacacacacaaagcaAGAGCCCTATATGTATCGAGCTAGTAACAGCGTTGCTAGAGCTCCCGCGTTCGATCCCGAGAAATATTAATAGCCGATTCGGAACGGAGCCCGTCGGGcctgaaccttttttttttattattgctccttttttttctattttttttatcgccatTATTGCCGAGTGAGAGTTCCGCATCGTGTGTTATTGAATCGTTTATgatctatttgaaaaagaaaggatttttcttgtttgtttgtaatgACAAGCAAATGAATAAGATTATACGTagaaatagagaaagagagatgtCGAATGATTTAAACTGAAAAAACGAGACACAGTTCATCAAACGTAAGCGCGGGGGACACATTCCTCTTTGTCGTTCGTGCCACATCGAGTAGAACATGTCCCAGAAAAACTCAAGCAGTCAACACGCCGTGAAATGTGTCATGCATCTTTGCTCCCGctaatttgcctttttttcctattataCTATTGTAAGGCTGTACGGAATTTTCGCTCTCCGTAAAAGCGTAACCAATAATCCAACCGCATGCAACGAGAtgataaaaaagaatgagacAAATGCCAACGATGAATCTTCTACCGTTATCTTTAAACCATTAGCCATgcctttcaattgtttttcaaaaaaaaaaattctttttgggTCGATCAACATTGAAGAATGTAGGTgtgtatacatatatttttatcaaaaaaGTATTTGCTGTTATCAATAGGAAAAACACAGTCCCCATAGGCTATTTAATTTGGATAAGGTCCCAAGGGATAAGGTCCAAAGGGTGAGTTGAATTCCATAGCGTCAGATGTCGTCGTTCACTATTTTGAATGGACGTCTGGACGGATTTCTTCGCTGGATGTTGTGGTGGTGTGTTTTGTCGAACCAATAAATCCAGCAggttaaacatttaaaattatcTTCATTAAGTTTTATTCAAACAGGGATAGCTGGCACGTTTTTTGGGCATCCGATCGACACGATAAAAGTGCGACAACAAACTCATCTTCATGGACATTTGACCACGCGTCGCTGTGTCCAGTTGGCATTGAAAAATGAAGGGGTAagctcatttctttttccttacaCCAACAAAATCTCTTAGGAAAATGGATTAACTCCAATAACTAGATAAGAGTAAACATTCACTGTACTTGTCTGACTTATTGTGAACAGGCTACTGGATTATTCAAAGGGTTGAGCTCCCCAATTTGCACTGCAGCTTTAGTCAATGCCACTTTTTTTGGTGTTTATGGTGGCACTGTCAAACTGATGTTGCAAGTATCTGAAAAACCTGCCAACAGCATGCCAGACTATAAAATAGTTACAGCTGCTGGCATGGTGGCCGGTACAGTGCAACTGTTGGTCTGTTGCCCAGTGGATCTTGTCAAAATCAAACTCCAAACTGGATCAGGTGAGCACACCTTTATTGTACtttgttaaaattaaatgccTTATTATTATGGAGCATTATATTTAAATGCTTGTGTAAAGTACCATTATCTCATTGATGCAGGTGCTGGAAATGGTCCTCTACCAAAGACAAATGGCTCTCTAAATACTAGTCCTATTGCCAGTAAACCATTCAAGGGGCCAATTGATTGCTTAATGACAATGTATAAAACACATGGAATTAGGGCCTGGTATAAGGGTCTTGTTCCTATGTTTtggaggtaaaaaagaaaattacctgCGATAATTATCCTGTTTCGTGATAAACAGCTGAGGCCATCTAACGGTGTACAATTTATTACGTACCAGAGACGGGCCATCTTACGGCCTTTACATGTTCCTTTACGAACTGATACTACGAGAGGGTAAAAAGTACTCGACGGGCGGATGGGGTGATGGCTTGCTGGCTTTGATTGCCGGTGGTATAACTGGTAAATTGGCTCTCTTTTTGCACTTCGTTTTCGTAATAGCCATTCATTAGCAAGATAACCAAAGCTTATTTAATTCCCCATCACAGGAACTGTAACTTGGGTTGCAGTGTTGCCGATTGACGTCGTCAAATCTCGTATCCAGGCGGATTGCATTGTTAATCCAAAGTATCGTGGCATGCTAGATTGCGTACGCGTTTCTTATAAGGCGGAAGGCTTGCCCGTCTTCTTTCGCGGATTTTTGGCTATCGCTTTTCGCGCAATGATCGTAAACGCTGCGACATTCTTCGTCTATCAGAGTACCTTGACGCATTTGACCACACAGAGGTGACCGCTAGTTTTACGAAATAGCTACTACACATCACCTACTTGGTCGTGAGACGATGATACGTCATTTTGTCGTGGCATCGTTGGCGAGTAGAATGGAAATTTCTCAACGGTCAAGGTAGGAGGAGGGGAACGTAAACATTAATAGCGTGGGCTGATGCAATCTGCAGTACTCTGTAAACCTTGCCTTTTGTAAAATGGTGATGTTCCAAATTGGAAGAAACGTTCGACTTTTTTGGAAGTCGCTCCTGacggaaaagcaaaaaatttatagccatttcaaaatatttaatcatttttttcttttcttttttttttttagttggttgctatattttcctttttttttttaagtcacgTTGTTCTCCACTGCCATAAACATTTTAGCCAAATGCATGTATAATTGAACGGGTTTCTCTTAAAGATAGCTGTCCTTTCTTCCGTTTATTCAATTTTAGGGTTATGCtaacaaagatttttttttttctttttcattttcttttattattctttcatCTCAAAGATATTACCATCTGTTTCAAGCCATTAAACATTGCAACTAGACAGTCAGTAAACAAATGTCTAATGGCAGGGGtgatttttatgattttgctTTGGTGGGGTGTTTGAGGGTAGGGACAAGTTGgcacaattttcgttttctgcaTGGCATGTGTTCAATTCAAAATATGGAttaaatatatatgtacacaaacatatataaatacaaatgtttaaaaatattagTCTTTATATAACTTTCTCGAATGAAGTGTGAACATGCAGCCTATTTACTAAACGGAATGCTTCATTGCATAACATCATTTTAGGCATACCCAAAATCTTAACTACGTCATACGTTGCCATTAGTCATTTTATACCgagtatttatttttcttcctacgACCTTCGACGAATAATATTTATACAGGTTTCTTTATGTTTTAAACGAATATGCACTCTTTTTTGCAATTCTGAAGTGAGCAGACTTAGCAAAATACAAACCTgttccttgtttttgttgctgcATGTTTCGAATACGTCGTTCTTTCCTCTACCTCGTGCTACAGGCTTTACCGACGGGATTCACCAAAAATGTAAAAGCACATTGGGTGTCATTTCGATTTAATTTAATCAAGTTAAGCTGCAGCTCAGTCTTTTACCATCGTAGTTCAAGTttctgtgaaaaagaaagatgaaaaatacaaatgtTCAATTAAAATACGTTGCATGGTTATCGACTTTTAGTAGATCTGTCAACGCTGTGTTTTTCATGGCTGCCAAACATAGTTGTTATTTTTCAAGATCTGATTATTAATTTGTCGTTTAGATACTTAGTACTTGCTAAAGCAATGGATCGTCTTGAGTGTTAAATCAACATGTTATTGGTATATCCATTGAATCAACGTCATTTAAACTAAAATTGCAATGGGTAAATCTCGCAAGAAAGTTGGCTGTGGATCGTCAACTGCAGCAGGTGTGTCACTTTGAATCGGGAAAAATGATCCCTGGCTAGGTTTCAAATCTACGCCTTTCCGGATTTTGTTAGATAATTATGTCTGACGTGACCATGGACTACTCTGGTGATGCATCACAAGCCGACGAGGCTATTCAGAGCCCTGAAACTTGTGTGCCCAAATCACCAAGTTCACCGTTATTACACAGCAAAGTAAAGTCAGAGGATAGCAGTGACTTTGAAACCAAGCATAAAACCCCTGAAGGAGGAAGACTTCAATTCTACTTTGGTAACCAACACATTCAGAAGTTACAATTTTATATAATTTTCTGGGAGATGTTGTGCAGAAGTTCGCTGGATGGTTGATCAGTAAATCAACTTGCTTTTCTAGTCCTCTTTATTAACGATTAAAACATTTCGTACCTTTGAAATCACATAATCCTGAAATGGTTTTCCATTGTATTACAgatggaaaaatagttttggAGTTGAACGATCGGCGGGAAAACGGGAAAACGTGGTGGGTTCCTGTGACGCAAAAAACGTATTGGCCCCCTCCCCCACCATCGTGTTCCACGCCGGGAAGTACTGTGCGCCAGGAGAGCAGTGCATCTTTTAGTGTCAGTGATGAATCATCTGTTCAATCTCAGTCGTCACCGTGGCTAAGAGAAACTCGATGGAAGAATCCCAATCCTATGAACAAACGGACAACCAGTGATGTAGAGGGATTTATGTTTGCCCTTAAAGGCCGTGAACGATGTCGATACCAGTGGAGTCAACGACGAAGACCTTTTCGCTCGATAGAGCAGTGTCATGTGGGACCCAATTCCGAGTGTGACCAATGTAAAGTCGGCTGGAGAAAAAAGAGCTCGGCTCGGCCAAGCGTGTCTGCGATCACTTCGCGCCTTCTCGAAAAGGcactttcaaagaaaatggtggcgAGTGCGGCGCCAATAGAGCGAATCGAAACACTAGTTTCGCCGAGGAAGCGTCTCCTACGTGACATGGAAAAAGTTCGGCTCCACGATAAATCGTCCAGTCCATCTTCTAGTGTTTTGAAGAAAGCCAAAGCACTCATGCCAGCCACACCTTTACCGACGCATTCGGCTGCCGCAATGGCCGCAGCTGCGGCGGCTGCAGTGGCCCATTCTCTCCAGCCAAGCAAAGTCTATGATCGCCAAAGCAGCTACAGCATCGATTCCTTGCTCAACAAGGAGCGGCAGGAAGAAGCAGCAGCAGTGGCTTCGTGCAGTTCCTCCTTTCTTCGCTCGCTGTTACGGAAAGCTCCTCCGCTAGCCGCGAATAATGTCCAGGCTGTCAATGGAGTAAGAAACAAGAGCTTGGTGTCCCATCAGCGAAGGGACGGGGCCATTTCGTTAGCTGGCGGTTCGCGCCCCCTTCAACCACCTGTATGGTTGCCTTACCCTGTATCAGCATTTCCTCCTCCAAATTCTTTGGCTCCAGGATCGTCTGCAACTCTGGCAGCCCGACCTGGTCCAAGCTCCTCTCGAAGAGAAAGCCTGGGCAACCGATTACCACGGGTGCCCACGCCGCCTGATTGTaacgatgatgacgacgatgtCCCGCTCAATTTGACCATTAGACGAGCTCGAGAGCACTCCTAATTTCAAAGTTTCCTTTCTCAATCTTTTTATCAAAAACAGTCGGTTTCTTTGTTTCTCCAGTGGAAATCTCGTCCGGTCAACATGTACATTTCTTTGCTCTCTAAAATAAATCCCAACCCGTTTCATCGTACTGTTTCtcctaaacaaaaatagaatgaaaaatgcTCTTGTTACATTGACCAGGGAATCTCGTTTGTACTCTGCCTTcctctcttcatttttttttaaaataacggTGGAGTGTCATGGAATCCTATGTCGATACGTAGACCAAAATGAATTGACCCAGTGACGCTGTGTGGAGACGGAACTGGGGAAGTTACCAAAACATGAAAGTGCCTCAGCCATCTCTATCTTAAACGTTGCAATTCTAGGTACGATTCATGAAATGTTGACTTGATGATTCCTTCCATTCGCCCAAAGACTCGTCCAACAgcctcttcatttttcttctactaatctcttcattttttgtttcgttttccagCCCAAACTTCCTCTCCTGTGCCATGTTTTTAAACCGAAAATGAACAACGCCACTCGTTTGGCCAATGTCTTGTTAAGTTGCACCAGTTTCCCTACTCGCTTTTTACGCTGTAACATAATGCGTGGTCGTGTGTAATGTGTTTTATGTCGccgttgtttatttttttttttcattattaatattattttttttttcaatgttggTGGAATGTCATTATCGTGCTGTACATTGTGGGGAGAGAATTTGCCATgattttcagttctttttaaaactaatgttttttttgcaagtgAGATTACAATCTTCTCGttaaggaggaaaaaaaaagaaatcagttCGTACGGAGACGTTCGATTGGCACTGTATTTCTCGTCCCAGCACAATAGACCGACATCATTCATCAtataattctttattttttttttcagcacgGACAACAACCCACGGACTACTACGATTTAAGTATTCTTCTCTTACAAGAGGGATGTGTGGTGCGTCGCCGTTTTTTGATCATCAGCATCACAAATATTTACATccagaacaacaaaaagggaGAATCAAATAATAGTAAGTGAAAATAAGAAGAGAAAAGGTTAGGAGGAATGCATCGTTGTCTCAAAGCACTGGTATATGTCAATCGTCGATTGCCACGgtcaaacaaaaggagaatAGGATTCAAAATGAAGCCGTCAGATTCATCCAAAGCTGCCATCATCAGGGGATCAAAGACACACACGCTGAATCAAAACAAGGTGATGGGGGACACACACGAGGCAGATTGTGATTGatagtgttttcttttttctttctctctttaacaAAATAGAAGTCCAGGCGAGGGGAGAAAGGAATTATGTGTTCGCTATACATatgtatataattttttttaaaagaacgtTTATGTATAGAGGTTTACACGTAaagcaaaattgaaaaaaagattaaaaaaaaaaaaagcgactcATGTTTTTCAGTGTCAACGATCTCTCCTTTGCCACACAATCAAGCAACAATACTAGGCAGGGGAGAgttcaaaaaataagaaagaaaaacaaaacctaaTCTTTAAAAAACGGTTGCGTTTTAGGGTAAAACATAAGGGAGTTTGATATGGCGGAATGTTATTTTCACtgtttttcatcttgttttttttaccgacATCACaggtgttgtttttttttttctcttttttttttttttttagctcagaCACAATTTCGGACACATCGCCTAACTATTTGTTCTGGAATATGAAGTAGAATCGATCAACTGTCAACTCAGatcattcaaatgaaaaagtcaaAGTCGACGATAAAAAGCAATCTCAAATTCGCTatacatctaaaaaaaaatttttgaccTGATTTTGTTGCCGACAGTGATGCTCGTGTGTGTCCATCACAAGAACTCGCGCTCCAGTTCACTCAAGGTTGACTTGGATGATCGCGAAGCGAGATAGTCGCGACGCACTGGTCTCGCAGCCTACATCAACACATCACGtcttaaaaacattttacgtTAAAAGCTCTAAAGCTGAAAATTACCTTCAGAGGAATCGTATAGTCCTGGCTTTGACCTTGAACCGGAATGTCCATTAAAGTGCGGCCGTCTCCGCTGAACGAGGCGGCGACCGGCGAGAAACGGACGCGCGGGGCTGAAACGCTTGAATGTTGCGATGAACTGGTCTCTTTGGCCGACATACCGCTGTCTTCACTGTGCATCGAGTCGGGCGGAGTTGGATTGGTCGGAGTACCTCCACCAGATCCTCCACCGCTTCCACCTGCACTGGAAGAATTCCACGCCCTGCTATTGCTACCCGCTCCACATCCTCCGATGACGCTGTTTACCACAGAATAGTTGGTCTTTCTCAGACTGGAACGCAATCGAGGTGGTTCTAAGCCCTGCGTGTCACAtgcaaaatgcaaatgaatcACTTGTATTCTAGGAAATGCCTTCGGTCTTATAACTTACCAATGTACCAGGCCGTTCCATTTCTAATGAATTTTGACGAGCGATTCGGAACGGTGTTGCGGGAGAGGCACTCGAACGAGGATCCAAATCAAAAACTACTCGTCCTTGTGTTGGAGGCCCTTGGACGTGCACCGTATCAAGTTCGTCTTCAAGACGGAAACTCGGGTTGACGTTGGAGCTGTTGGCTAACCCAATAATGCCACCTATCGAAGAGTTTGAGACGTTGGATGATGTTCGACGATGATTGGCGCTATTGCCGGCTCCGTACATTCTGCCCGGCAAACGACTATTGACACTCGTGTTGAGATTCCCTGTGTTTTCATACGTGTGTAGATTATCGGGTTGGCGAACCTATTAGACAACGTAATGGAGAAAACCGATACTTCAATAACTGCAGTCAGATCATCGGGATTTACCTGTTCAGTTCCGTATCCTCGATAGGACAAAGGGTTCCAGTCGCCAGCTGTGGAGTAATGGCCTGAAGCCGGATGAGGCGGAGGACGGCCATGATCGTTGCTGCCTGGATAACCACTACCGTATTGCTCATACCCACGTTCTCCGCCTACATATCCAGCGGTCTCCATCCGAACCGGGTCGAAACCACCGCCACTATAAgcctaatttttaaaaaaattattaattatttttaacaacgaaatcaaagtttatgGTTAGTTTGCAATCTTACTTCGCTATCGTTACTGGCATTGGAAGATCGTCTTCTTTGATGATAAGCGCCCAAGGTGGATGCCGAATACAACGGTCCAGGTGGATTATCGATGAACCGCAGTGGTTTGGGATTGTCCATGACGAGTGGCGTTCGTTGATGTCGCACCTGTCCATGGTAGGTGTTATGCGAATAGACTCCGGGATTCGACGATGTTCCAGCCGTGGCTCCAGCCAAGGCGTATGGAGACGTCGGCAACTCGTAATCTCCAATGGCGGAAGACAAACGAGCGGCTACTTCGTTATTCGTCAAGGTAGTGGAAGCACTTGCGTACCCCCACCTTCTGGGGTCCGATACATCGTCATCTTGACTGGCTCTGTTGCATTGGACGAGCCACATGTTAATAAAATATTCTTACCGGCAATTTTTAAGTAATTATGTTTAACCTTCTATTCTGTGACGGACGAATAGGTTGGAGCATAGTGACTCCGGAATAGCGGATGTCTCCGCCCAAAGCCACTCCGGCCAACATGGCTGCTGCGTTGAACAAATGAAGTTCTAAACCGCCTTTGGCCCGTTTAGTATCGGCGCTACCACTGGCGGAAGAGCCGTTGATTCCGGCGACATAGCCGGGCGGAAGAGAGCGTGGGGTTGATCCATTATCCATTCGATCTACAACAGATATGAAATAATGCGGGGgatattttttgtgtgtagcAATTGCTTTACCCAATTCTGGAAGTGTGGATGACGTAGAAAGGGACGAAGGATGGCCACTTTGGGTTGCAGCGGCCGCtgccgcagcagcagcagccaacaaTCCTTTTTGGGTTTTCTCCAAATTTGGTGCTGATCTGCTCCATTGACGGTGTCCTTCCGCTCTCTCTACAACAGGCCGAATATGAGCACGTTCTTTCTGGTGTACCGTACTCGGGCCCCATGTTTTCCCTTTAACTCCATCGGCCGGAACTAGCGAAAggtaaaaacaagtttttcttatttttcaaatcaaaacagCTTTCAATACAAACGTGTTATACCCGTTTTTAACCACAACCGAATTAAtataaagaaggaaaaaaaaggatgtttcAAGAGTGGGTTAGTAGTACTCACATGCGATAGCCTTAAGTCTAGCGATGGTAGAAGAAGAGTTTTCGACGGCGGAGGGATCCAGTTGGGCCCCGTTGTCGCCTCCGGCCACCACAGTACATGGGTGACGCAGTTCCATAAAACCACCCTCCGTCTGCTGGACTGTGAGGTTATGCCGGAAGTCTTTTCTCCCGGACCATTAGAAAGAAGAGCAGCGGTAGAAAAGTACAGAGAcaagggagagaaagaaaaaaaaagagaggcaaagAAGTGATTAATTGCCATTGTTTATCTACGTGAATAGAATATATAACAAGATATGAGTCACGGGAAGCCCTCGCATGCGGAATTATGAAACGATGTACACAGATTGGGGGGGATTAGTCAAACCCTTGTTTGGTAAGAACGAATTACGACAGAAGGACACCAAACGTCTGCACTGGTACAAACCATTTTGCATTTGAACTTGGAGCCGGTTAAGCTCGGCACGCGAGGGCGTCAACTGTATCGTTATATTGTGGCGAAagtctaaaaaagaaaaacgaataaacACACAACACAAACACACTCGCGCAGATGCACACACACTCaggcacgcacacacacacacacacacgcagggAAATGTCTAGCAACACAAAGAGGAGGGCACTGTTTCTAcaaacaaggtaaaaaaaaacgctcaTAATACAAAACTGCAAGTTCAATGGGTGTGTTACCCGTTGGCATAGAGATGTGATGACCGCCGTCCTTTTTCAGTAACCTCAAACGgctctttttaaatttgcctTTGCGTTTTTTAGGCGTCGGAGCAGCAGCGGCCGCGGCGCGTTCTTGTTGGATCATCATCATGTTCAGCTCGCGTTCGAGTAGATCAATTTCCCGCTCCGCCAATTCCTGTCATCAGATGAAGgtactcatttttttttttatagaacgCGTTaattatgaaaagaaaaatagaactACCTGTTCACGCTTTTTCAGATGCTCTTCGTGAATTTTCTGCTGGAGCATGGCTTGACGCAGTTCCTCTTCGCGGCAACGcaattcctattttttttaattaaaacgATTAATTataaaaaacatgaa from Daphnia carinata strain CSIRO-1 chromosome 6, CSIRO_AGI_Dcar_HiC_V3, whole genome shotgun sequence harbors:
- the LOC130690291 gene encoding mitochondrial basic amino acids transporter-like, giving the protein MDVWTDFFAGCCGGIAGTFFGHPIDTIKVRQQTHLHGHLTTRRCVQLALKNEGATGLFKGLSSPICTAALVNATFFGVYGGTVKLMLQVSEKPANSMPDYKIVTAAGMVAGTVQLLVCCPVDLVKIKLQTGSGAGNGPLPKTNGSLNTSPIASKPFKGPIDCLMTMYKTHGIRAWYKGLVPMFWRDGPSYGLYMFLYELILREGKKYSTGGWGDGLLALIAGGITGTVTWVAVLPIDVVKSRIQADCIVNPKYRGMLDCVRVSYKAEGLPVFFRGFLAIAFRAMIVNAATFFVYQSTLTHLTTQR
- the LOC130689808 gene encoding uncharacterized protein LOC130689808 codes for the protein MSDVTMDYSGDASQADEAIQSPETCVPKSPSSPLLHSKVKSEDSSDFETKHKTPEGGRLQFYFDGKIVLELNDRRENGKTWWVPVTQKTYWPPPPPSCSTPGSTVRQESSASFSVSDESSVQSQSSPWLRETRWKNPNPMNKRTTSDVEGFMFALKGRERCRYQWSQRRRPFRSIEQCHVGPNSECDQCKVGWRKKSSARPSVSAITSRLLEKALSKKMVASAAPIERIETLVSPRKRLLRDMEKVRLHDKSSSPSSSVLKKAKALMPATPLPTHSAAAMAAAAAAAVAHSLQPSKVYDRQSSYSIDSLLNKERQEEAAAVASCSSSFLRSLLRKAPPLAANNVQAVNGVRNKSLVSHQRRDGAISLAGGSRPLQPPVWLPYPVSAFPPPNSLAPGSSATLAARPGPSSSRRESLGNRLPRVPTPPDCNDDDDDVPLNLTIRRAREHS